A stretch of DNA from Microlunatus sp. Gsoil 973:
GTCGACGAACCCGAGCGTGAGCTCCTCGCTGACGGCGATCAGGCCGGCGGCCTCGGCCTCACGGACGGCCCCGGCGAAGTCGTCGACACCTGAGGCCTGGGCGACCACACCGGCGACCACCCGTTGTGCTGCCGGGTCGGCGGCGCTCGGTGTGCTCAGCGCGAGAACTCGCAGAACGGTCAGGGTGTCGGGCGCCAGGTCGGACAGCAAGCGGTGATACTCGCTCGGCTGTTCCCGCCCGGAGTGGCCGGACCGGAACAGGTCGAGGGCCAACCCCGGGTTGCCGCCGGACAACTGGTGGGCCCGGACCAACTCGGGCCGAGACACCGTCGGGACGGTGGACGCGAGGATCTTGCGCAGCATGTCAGCGGCCAGTGGGCCGAGGTGTACATGGTGCCCGTAGCGGAGTCCGAGCGGCATCTCCGGGCCCGGCAATGCGGTGGCCATCGTCGACAGCACGCCGACCGGTTGCTCGGTCAGCCGCTGGATGGCGAACCGCAGGCCGTTGGCGCTGAGGGCGTCGAGCCATTGGGCATCGTCGACTGCCACCAGCACCGGGCCGTCTGCAGCCAGCCGTCGCAGGTTGTCCAGTGCCCGACGGCCGACGTCGAAACCCGGGGTTGCCGAGAGGTTCTCCGTTGCCGGATCGGGCCCACCGCCGAAGAGGTCGCGCATCGCGGTGCCGGCCACCGCGCGGTCCTCCTCAGCCGACCGGGTGGCCACCACGCGCAACCCCCGGTCTCGGGCCGCGGCTACCGCGTACCGCCAAAGACTGGTCCGGCCCATGCCGTGTTCGCCGCTGATCGTCAGGGTCACCGGACCGGCGGCAACCTCGTCGATGAACCGGTCGATCTGGTCCAAGGCGTCGGTCCGGCCAAGGATGCGGCGTGCACGGTCGGTACTCCCAACGGTTCCCCCGGTCACCGAACGCCTCCTCGGAAGCGCGATCAAGCGATGCGTGGCAGCCGGAAGCCGGGAGAGGTGGGGCAGCGCGGCATCGCGCTCTGGATAGAGCATCTCTCCGCAAATATGGAGACGGCAAGGGTCACTGGGGCCCAAATGTGGGGTCGATGGTGGGGATTCCTCGCTCGCCGACCGGGACCGCAAATTTCTAGCGTCGTCGGTGAGCCGACCACAAGGGTCGGAAACAACCTGGAAGGACCGAACCGATGAGTTCCATCACCACCAGAGCGACGGTCTCCGACGTCCCCATCTCACCGCCGAGCAGCAGTCCCGCCAGCAGCGCGCCACCGCTGTTGGAGCAGCTGTCCGACGCCATCCACGACTACCCGAAGAGCTATCTGACCGTTGACATCTACTCGGTCAATCCGGTGGCCAGCGACGGCGACGTCATCAACACCGGCGACGAGGTCACGTTCCGGATACGGGTGAACAACACGGGCCCGTTGGCCATCGACAACCTGAAGTTGCTCGTCGAGGCCGAAGCCGGCGCGACCGGCGTCAAGAAGCACGGCGCCTCGACCTTCCAGAGCAATGTGACCACAGCACCGATCTCGGTCCCCGCGAACCAGTTCGAGAGCAGCTGGACCGAACTGCCCGATGACTATCACTTCATCGCCGGACCGGCGACCACCGAGAAGGTCGATCTGGTCAAGGTGCTCCTCTGGGACTGGGACGGCAATCTGAGCTGGATGCTGACCACCCACACGGGCCGGTCGGACGAGACCGAGGACGTCTACTCCCACAAGGTGCTGGGGACATGAGATTCCCGATCGCCCGGGTCCGGCCTCGGCCGGATCCGGGCAGCCACCCCACGGTCGACCGGATCCGGACCTTCGACGTCGAACTGCTCCGCAGGCACTTCGACTTTCCGCGGCTCGGCCGGGTCGTCACCAACAATGCGGCCAGCACCCAGCCGCCGCGGGAGCTGACCGCGCTGTACGCCGAGCTCGCCGCCGGTTACGAGAACGTGCATCGCGGGCAGTCGGACGCGTCCGTTCGGACCACTGAACGGTTCGAGCGCTCCTACGACACGGTCGCGAACTGGCTGAACGCTCCGAGCCGGCGCAGCATCGTGCTCTGTCGGAACACGACCGAGGCGATCAACACGGCGATGTACAGCCTGCTCACCGAGTTCGTCGACGGCGACAACGTGGTCACCACACTGCTCGAGCACAACTCCAACTTCGTGCCATGGCACGGCCTGACCCGGGAGCTGCTGCCCCGGTTCGGACGACGGGTCGAGCTCCGGCTGGCCCGGTTCGACCATCAGACCGGCACCCTCGACCTTGATCATCTCAGCCGTCTGGTGGACAGTCGTACCAAGATCATCTGCTGCTCCGGTGCGTCCAACTTCCTCGGCAGCAAGCCGCCGATCGACCGGCTCCGGCAGATCGCCGACGCCAGCGGGTACGCCCAGCCGGACGGCTCCCGCCGTTCGCTGTTGCTGATCGACGGTGCCCAATTGGTGCCGACGGCCGCGGTCGACGTCCAGCAGAGCGATGTGGACTACCTGGCCTTCTCCTTCCACAAACTGCTGGCGCCGTTCGGGGTCGGCGTGCTCTGTGCCAAGGAGGATCTGCTGGCCCGGGCCAGGCCGTTCCTGTACGGCGGGGACATGATCGCCGAGGGACAGGTCTTCCCCGATGCCGTCGGCTACAACCAGTTGCCGTGGAAGTACGCCGCCGGTACGCCCAACATCCTCGGTGCGATCGTCTCCGCCGAGGCGTTGCGGCTGCTGCTCGATCTGGTCGACGAGGCGACCGGGCGTGGCGGCACGGAAGGCCCGGCTACGCCCTGGTTCGGCTCGCCCGCGCCGTTCCCCCGGTCGGCGATCGAGCAGACGATGGCGGTGATCGCCGACCACACCCGACGGCTGACCTGCCACGCCCTCGACCAGTTGCAGCAGATCCCCGGAATCACGATCTACGGACCGCGATCGGCCGCCGACCGCGCTCCTCTGGTCGCCTTCAACATCGCCGGGCGCCGTCCGATCGACATCGCCACGGCATTGAATCGGCTGGGCGTGGAATCGCGGGCCGGCTGTCATTGCGCGACACTTGCCCATCACGAGCTCGGCCTCGACCCGCCGGCCAGCTGTCGGTTGAGCTTCGCCGTCTACAACACCCTCGACGACGTCGCCCGGGCCGTCGGCGCCTTGCGCCGCATCGTCGGCGCGACACGCCGGACCCTACATCGAACAATTGTTTGATTCACTCCTACGGCTTCCCTTACGGTGGACCCATGGCCGAATCGAACAAGCCCGGCACCTCCCGCCGCACCGGAAAGAAGATCGCCGGCACGTCCGCGACACCGAAGTCGTCGCTGAGGTCAGCGGCGAATCCCCGAGCGGCGTCGACCTCGTCCTCGACGCCCAAGCGAGGGCGGCCGCGCAACGCCGACGTGGAGGCGCAGATCGAGGCTGCCCGGCAACGATCGGCACAACACGCCACCGTGACGCCACTGCCCGACGGACCGGCCGACGCGACCGGGCTGACCCCGCGCCAGCGGCGTGTCCTCGAGGTGATCAAGGACGCGGTGGAGGCCCGCGGCTATCCGCCGAGCATCCGGGAACTCGGCGAAGAGGTCGGCCTGGCCAGTTCCTCCAGCGTCGCCCATCAGCTCAAAGTCCTTGAACAGAAAGGTTTTCTGCGTCGGGACCCGAATCGCCCGCGGGCCATGGAGGTGTTCCTGCCGCAGGACTTCGGCGCCACGATCCCCGACCAGCCCGGCGAGCCTGCCTCGGTGCGCCGGATCGGCTTCGGTTCCGGGCCGGGTTCCACCACCGACGAGACGGCGATCAACGACGCCTTCCCGGCTCCGGTGCATGTCCCGTTGCTCGGCCGGATCGCCGCCGGCGGGCCGATCCTCGCCGAGGAACGTTACGAGGACGTCTTTGCGCTGCCCAAGCAGATCGTCGGCGACGGTGAGCTGTTCCTGCTCGAGGTGAGCGGGGATTCCATGATCGACGCCGCCATCTGCGACGGTGACTGGGTTGTGGTCCGGCGGGAGCAGACCGCCGAGAACGGCGACATCGTCGCTGCCCTGCTCGACACCGAGGCGACCGTGAAGACCTTCAAGCGGGCCGACGGCCATGTCTGGCTGATGCCGCACAACGAGGCGTACGACCCGATCGATGGTGACGCGGCCTCGATCCTGGGGATCGTGGTCGCCGTACTCCGGAGGCTGTGATCACCGGTCGGCGGTGCCGATAGACGATCAGACCGCCTTGGCCAGTGCCTTCAGGTAGCCGTCGATCCCCCAGGGCAGCGAGAGCACGGTCGGGGGCGACACGGCGGCTACGAACTCCTGACCGACAACCGGGGCAACGTGACCGGCCCTGACCTGCGGCATGGACTTCGCGTACGGCTTGCCGAGGAACGTGTCGATACCCTTCTGATCGTCTGCATAGACGACGAGGATGTCGCTGGTCAGCTGGCTGGTCTTCTCATAGCTCAACGTGTAGTAGAAGCTCGAGTCGCCGTTGGCCAGCTCGTCGACGCTCGGGGCCGACTCCAGCCCGAGATCGGTCAGGAACTGAACCCGCGAATCGGCCTTCTTGTAGACGTAGAAGGTGCCGCCGACGTCCCACACCGCGGCAACCGTCCTGCCGTTCAGTTGCGGATACTCAGCGGCCTTCTGCTTGATCGTGGCCACGATGTCGTCGATCAGCTTCTGCGCCTCAGCGGACCTGCCCAGCGCCTCACCGGTGGACTTCACCACGTCCTGCCAGGGAGTGGACCAGGGCTGGTCCGGATAGGCGACCGTCGGCGCGATCTTGGTCAGGGTGTCGTACTGCTGCTTGGTGATGCCGGAGTAGTTGGCCAGGATCACGTCGGGTCGTGCCGCCGCGATCTTCTCGTACGGGACGGTGTCCGACCCGGACGGATTCGGCAGGATCGTCGGGGTCTCGGCGCCCATCGCGGTCAGCTTGTCCTTGATCCACGGCAGCACCCCCTGTTTGTCGCCGCCGTAGGTCTGCTGCGGTATCGCCACCGGAACGACCCCGAGAGCCAGGGCGGCGTCAGTGCTGCCGAATCCCCAGGTGACCACCCGCTCGGGCTTCTTCTGGATCGTTGTCGACCCGAAGGCATGGGTGATCGTGACCGGGAAGCCGGACGCCCCGTCGGCCGAGCCAGCCGGGCTGCTCGGTGTCGCCGCGCCGCGGCTGCCTGCCGACGATTGGCAAGCGGCCAACAGGGCGATGCACAGGACGCTCAGCGTTGCGACGAGGGTGCGCACGGTTCGGGTCACGACGTCTTCCGTTCAGATCGGGCTACTCAGCTCGGGATGCTAGTTAGGCAAGCCTAACCATAAACGACGCAGCCGGAATGTCCGGCATCGTCCAGATCCGGCGGACCGGGCTGGCGGTGTGCCGCTTGGACCGGGAATCATGGAGGCCGTGGATCTCGCGCTGCTAGAGGAATTCGGACTCGACCCTGACGTGCTGCACCTGAACCACGGTGCCTTCGGCGTCGCGCCGATCGCCGTCCGCCGGGAGGCCGAGGCCTGGCGCGACCGTGCGGAACGCAACCCGAATCACTTCAACTCCGTCGAGTTGCCAGGACACGTCGCGCAGGCCAGGAGCGATGCGGCGGCCTGGCTCGGCGTCGATGCGGAGGCGGTCGGCTGGGTGCGCAACGTGTCCGAGGGTGCATCGGCCGTGCTCGGCTCGCTTGATCTTGGACGGGGCGATGAGATCGTGGTCTGCAACCACGGCTACGGCGCGGTCCGGATGGCGGCCGAGCACTGGGCTGCTCGGCGTGGCGCGGCGGTCAGGGTGGCGAGCTTCCCGTTGGGCGCCGAGGACGACGAGATCATCGCGGCCTTCGTCGCAGCCAGCGGGCCACGCAGCCGTCTGGTCATCGTTGACCAGATCACCTCCCCCACGGCGACCGTGCTGCCGGTCGCCGCCATCGCGGCGGCGGTCGGTGTGCCGGTGCTGGTCGATGCCGCTCACGTGCCGGGCAGCCTGCAGGTCGACATCGAGCACCTCGGCGTGGCGTACTGGGTCGGGAACCTGCACAAGTGGGCCTTCACGCCGCGTGGCACCGCCCTGCTGTGGACCAGGGAGGATCTCCGCCCCCGGACGCCACCGAGTGTGCTGAGCTGGCAACTGCACGACGGCTACGCCGAGGCGTTCGACCATCCGGGTACCGGTGATTACTCGGGTTGGCTCGCGGCACCCGCGGGCCTGGACTTCTGGACCCGGCTGGGCGGCTGGGAACAGATCGATCGGCAGAGCGCGATGCTGGACGCCGCTCAGAAGCAGCTGGCCGACGTCCTGGGCACCTCGCTGGACGGTCTGCCGGTCACTCCGGCGCCGACGATGCGGATGGTACGGCTTCCTGATCGGCTGTTCGGTGACGGCGACGACTCGGCTACCCGTGCCGAACGCCAGCGGTTGAGCTCTGAATACGGCATCCAGGTTCCGACCTCCCGCTTCGAGGGCGAACAGGTGATCAGAATCGCCGGCGCGGCCTACAACACACCCGAGGACTACGAGCGGCTGGCCGACGCCCTGGTCGCCATCCTCGCCGGTAATTCCTGATCACCGGTCATGATCACCGGCCATGATCACCGGTCATGATCACCGGTCATGATCACCGGTCATGATCACCGGTCATGATCACCGGTCATGGGTCGGTTGATCAACTGCCGACCAGGCCGGTCCGATCGGTGACCAGCATCGAGTCGGCCAGCCGATCCACCGCACGCAGCTTGTTGGTCACGTCCAGTGCCGCGACCTTGTACGCCTCGGACAGCGTCGGATAGTTGAGCACGGTGTCGACCAGATAGTCGATCGTTCCCCCGCAGCCCATGATCGCCTGGCCGATGTGGACCAGTTCGGTGGCGTTCGTGCCGAAGACATGGACGCCGAGGATGTGCCGGGTCTCGGCATGCACGACCAACTTCAGCATCCCGTACGGGTCACCGATGATCTGGCCCCGGGCCAGTTCCCGGTAGCGCGAGATGCCGACCTCGAAGGGCACCGATTCCTTGGTCAACTCCGCCTCGGTCTTTCCGCAGAAGCTGATCTCCGGGATCGTGTAGATCCCGATCGGCTGCAGCGCGGCAAGATCGTGAGCCGGCTCGTCGAAGGCGTGGGCGGCGGCCAGCCGACCCTGATCCATCGACGTAGCCGCCAGAGCGGGGAACCCGATCACGTCGCCGACCGCGTAGATGTGCGGAACTGCGGTCCGGTAGTGCTCGTCGACCACGAGGCGTCCGCGCTCGTCGGCCTCGAGACCAGCTTCGGCAAGATCAAGTCGGGCGGTGTTGCCCTGCCGTCCAGCCGAGTACATCACCGCCTCGGCCGCGATCCGCTTGCCGGAGGCGAGGGTGGTGATGGTGCCGCGCTCGCCGGACTCCACCTGGGCGACCTCCTCGCCGAAGCGGAAGGACATCGTCTGGTCACGCAGGTGGAACTTGAGGGACTCGACGATCTCGGGATCGCAGAAGTCCAGCATGTTCGGGCGTTTCTCGACCAGTGTCACCCGGGTGCCGAGTGCGGCGAAGATCGACGCGTACTCCACACCGATCACCCCGGCGCCGACGACGACCAACGAATCGGGGACCTTGTCCACGCTGAGGATCTGGTCGGAGTCGAGCACCCGGATCCCGTCGAAGCGAATGTGAGACGGCCGGGCCGGCATGGTGCCGACGGCGACGATGATCTTGTTCGCGGTGACGGTGCGGTGCTCGGCGGCGTGCAGTTGCACCGGTCCGTCGACAGTGACGTCCAGGCTGTGTTCGTCGGCGAACCGGGCAACGCCGGGAATCAGCTCGACGTGGTTGCGCAGCAACTGGGATCTGATCACCTCGACCTCACGGCCGATCACATGCTGGAGCCGGCCGAGCAGATCGGTGACGGTGATCTCGTCCTTGACCCGGTAGCTGGCGCCGTACAGCTCGCGAAGCTGCATCCCGGTGAGATAGAGGACGGCCTCGCGGAGGGTCTTCGACGGAATGGTGCCCGTGTTGACGCAGACCCCGCCGACCATGGTGCGGGCGTCGATCACGCAGACCCGCTTGCCGAGCTTGGCGGCCATGATCGCGGCTCGTTGCCCGCCCGGCCCCGACCCGATGACCGCCAGGTCATAGTCGAATTCGTGCTCCATGGTTGCACGATTCCAGACCTGTCGGCGACGCGCCAGCTCTGCCGACGGTGCGGAACCGTCAGGGTGTGATGGTCAGCACCTCGAAGAGGTCGATCCGCGGCAGCTCGATGACCAGACCGGCTCCCTCGACGGTTGTCCGGCAGCCACCCTCGGTGACCAGGCAGCGGACCCGGCTGCCGACGTCGGCCGGCAGGTGCAACCGGGCGCCGTCGATCGGCACCGGCGGGCCGAACCCGCGTCGTCGGGCGCTGCCGACGTTGATCAGATGGACCACCAGACCGGTGTCGTTCCGTGCCATGATCAATTCGAGCTGCTCGGGAAGTTCGCTGCCCTCGGTGATCGCCGGACCGACCGCGTCGTGGACCGCGTCGAGCATCACCCGGCGGATGTCGGCGGTGCCGAACTCCCGCAGGCTCCGCCCGATCGTCCAGGCGATGCGGACCGTCGGACGACCGTTCGTCCGCGTGATCATCATCGCCGGGACCCGGCTGACCCGGTGGCCGTAGGCCTTCTCCGGCGGAGCGAACGGCGCCTGCGGCATCAGGCTGAACCGGCGTTCGCTGTCGGGCCGAGGCTCGAGTTCCAGCAGCGACCCGTACACCGGCAGCAGCCGGCTGCCGTCGGTCACATAGCTGGATCGGGTCGCGGTGAATCCGTGGTGTTCGGCCAGTACGCGTTCATCATCGATCCGGGTTGACCCGCTGACGATCAACGCCGCGGACCTGCTCGTCAGCGTGGTGATCGTTCGGGCCTCCACCTCGCCGAGCTGACCGAGATCGGGCAGCACGAGGCCGTCGAACCGGTCGAGGACGCCGAGCTTCCCGGCCTCGGCCAACCGGTCCAGCGGCAGGACGTCGAAGGGCACGTGACCCTCCTGCAGGGCCGTATACCAGCCACGGAACTCCTCAACCGCCGCCTGATGATCATCGGGAGTCATCGCGGCCGGGTCGGGACGGACCAGGCCGATCGGAGCGGCCGGCCGCAGGTGGCCGTACACCGAACTCCACCGACGATGGAATCGGGTGATCTGTCCGGCGACCTGCAGCCCGTCATAGCGGATCGCGCCCGTGGGTCCCATCAGATAGGTCGACGGGTTGGCACCCCTGGCGATCGCCTGCACGAAGTACTGGGCAACGTGGTTGGGATCCTCGGCCGCCATCCGGTAGGGCATGTCGACGAACATCGTCGCGTTCACCAGCACGGGGACGTCGGGCCGGGCTGTCTTCGCCGCACTCACCGCCTCCGCCGTGGCATGCGGCCAGAGTTCGCGGCCGACCTTGTTGTTCGCCTCGTGGAAGACGATGTCGGAGCGCTTGCCGAGGATCAGCGCGGCATCGGGCCGGCCGGCCGCGATGTGGTTCCGGATCCGGCCGGTCAGGTCGTCCAGCACGTCCCGGCAGAAGGCCTGCCATCGCGGATAGGTCGCCGACTCCGGGCCGGTCGGCAGCTCCTGTCCGCCGGTCGCGGCAGCGAACCCAACGGCGCAGCGATCGCAGTGGCAGACGCCCCACCGGACGCCGTTGTAGTCGATCTCGTTGAACCCGAACCAGTTGAAGAAGAACCCGTCGACCGGGTACCGATGGAGGACCTCGTCGATGATGTCGAAGGTACGGCGCTGGTAGTAGTCGCCGTTCGGGCAGACGCTGACCAGGCTGTGGATCGTCTGCCGCCGCCCGTCCGTCGTCCGGAAGCACCAGTCCGGATTGGCGTCGGCGATCGGTTCGGCGACCTTGGAGAAGTCCATCCGCGCCATCAGCCGCATGCCGCGCCGATGGGCGGCCCGCAATGCGTCGCCGACCAGGTCGCCGCTGGGCCGCTGGGCCAGCCACGGGTTGCGAGTCTGGAACGCCAGGTCACTGGGATGGAAGGCGAGGATGCCGCCGACACTGATCAGCCAGGTGTCGGCGCCGTGACGCTGGATGTCGTCCAGCGTCTTCTCCACGTCCAGTCCTGCGTCGATCTCCCGCAGGTTGGTCTGCAGCATCCCGAACGGCCGCGTCCACCAACGGCTGTGGGCGGCAACCTCGGCATCGATCTCGGCCGTCATCGGCTCTCCTGTCGCCGGCCGACTCGCGTCGCCCGGGTCTGACCTCGGCTGTCGTGAACTCTAGCAGTGGCTCGGCAATCTTGTCTGACTGGAGTTCTTGACATGCAAATTGGCCGTCCGACATACTCCGAAGCAGCCTGCTCTTCCGGCACCGGTCGCCGTTCGAAGGGAACATCTGCGCAATGCCTCTCGACGAGGTCGCCGCAAGCCTGTACGCCTGGGATCTTGCGGACGAGACCACCGAACGCTGTCTGGACAATCTGCAAGCGCTGGCGGGGGTGAACTCGGCCTATCTCGTCGGCCTCATGCACAAGGAGAAGCGCCCGTTGCATGCGCGCTTCTATCCGCACAATCCGGTGCGGAAGTACTACACGCCCGAGGACAGCCGGGTCTACTGGCGCCCGGCGCCCGACCGCTATTCGGGCCGGATCAAGCCGCTGACCTCCGAGCGCGAATTCCTTGCCGGCACCGACTGGCTGGACACCTTGATCTCCGACGCCCGGCGCCGCGGCATGAAGACCGGCTGCGAGATCTCCCACACCGTGATCGATGCCGACGTCGCCCGGGCGAAGTATCCCGACGTCCTGCAGCGCGACGTCTTCGGCAACATCGTCGGCACCTTCGAGGCGGTTGAGGCCCAACGGGCGCTGCCCTGCCTGAACAATCCCGATGTCGGCGAGTACCTGGCGGCACTGGTCACCGACCTGGTGGCCAACCACGACATCGACTTCGTCCAGTCCTGTCTGGTGATGTTCGGTTCGGGATTCTCCCGGTCCAACACCGTCGGCGGAACCCGGTCCGGATGGACCGACCTGATCGCAACCGCGACCGGCGGCTGTTTCTGCGACGCCTGCCGGGAGAAGGCGGTCAAGGAGGGGCTCGACTGGGACGCCGTCGTCCGCGAGGTCCGCCACCTTGCTCTGGTCTCCCGCGGCATGGGGCTGGAGGAGTCGCACGAGGCCCAGGTGCTCCGGGAGAGCAACTACAGCGAGGCGGAACTGCTGTTGGAGCACGAGTCGTTCGCCGCCTGGCTGGCGTTCCGCCGGCACAGCATCGACGACCTGTTCGCGCTGATCAGCAGCGCCGCGCATGCGGTACGTGACGACATCGACTTCCGCTACAACACCTACATGAGCCGGCCGGAACTGGCCGGGCTGAACTTCGCCTCCGCGTTCGCCCACGTCGATTCGGTACGCGAATCCGACTACTCCGACCAGCTCGGCACCGCCGAGGGCGTCGCGATCAAGCGGGCCAAGCTGATGCGCGCCCGACGTGCCCTCGGCTACGACAAACCGCTGATCGCCGCCCTTGGCGTACGCCCCAATGCCACACCGGAGATCCTGCGCGCGTCGGTCAAGGCTGCCGTCGACACCGGCTGTGACGGACTGTCACTCGGCCACTACGACGGCGCGACCATGGAAAGGTTGCGCGCCGTCAAGGACGGCGTCGCGGAATGGGAGGGCACCGAGGCCGACTGGATCAACCGACCATGATCACCGCCGTGTCGCCGACCCGGACGGCGACCATGATCAGATCGGTCACCGTCACCGAGTTCGAGTGGGTTCCCGACGGATCACGGCACCCGCTGCGCAAGTTCGCCGTGGACATCACCACCCATGATCACCAGCAGGGCAGCTATGTCGCCCTGTGGAGTGCTCCGCCGCTGGCCGTACCGCAGGTGATCTCCGCCGCTCGGCTGCTGATCGGACAGGATCCACGCGACCGGGAGCGGTTGTGGAACCTCGCCGCCCGCAGCCTGGCCAAGCATGACCGGATCGGCTACGGCGCCCTGGACATCGCCCTCTGGGACCTGGCCGGCCGGTCGGTCGACCAACCGGTCTGGGCCCTGCTCGGCCGGCAGCGCGACCGGCTGCCGGCCTATGTCAGCACGGTTTCGGGACGCAAGGGCTCCGGCGCCCTCGGTTCCGCGGCGGCCTACGCCGACTATGCCGAGGACTGTGTCAACCGCGGCGCGCTGGCGTACAAGTTCCACAGCTTCCCCGGCTCCGATGTCGCCGACGAGATCGCGATCCTGCGCGCTGTGGGCGAGCGGCTGCGCGGCCGTGCGGATGTGATGACCGATCCGGGCAAGGGGCTCGACACCCTGGCCGATGCCTTGCGGCTTGGCCGGGTCTGTGACGAAGTGGACGCGTTCTGGTGGGAGGATCCGTTGCGCGGAGATGCCGCGCCGGCACACCGGATCCTTCGCGAGCGCGTCCGGACACCGTTGTTGATCACCGAGTTCGTCCGTCCGCTCGAGCATCGGATCGGGCTGGCCCACCAGGGTGCCACCGATCTGCTCCGCGCCGACCCGGAACTCGACATGGGGATCACCGGGGTGATCAAGACCGCGCACGCCGCCGAGGCGCTGGGCATCGATCTCGAGG
This window harbors:
- a CDS encoding aminotransferase class V-fold PLP-dependent enzyme, which encodes MRFPIARVRPRPDPGSHPTVDRIRTFDVELLRRHFDFPRLGRVVTNNAASTQPPRELTALYAELAAGYENVHRGQSDASVRTTERFERSYDTVANWLNAPSRRSIVLCRNTTEAINTAMYSLLTEFVDGDNVVTTLLEHNSNFVPWHGLTRELLPRFGRRVELRLARFDHQTGTLDLDHLSRLVDSRTKIICCSGASNFLGSKPPIDRLRQIADASGYAQPDGSRRSLLLIDGAQLVPTAAVDVQQSDVDYLAFSFHKLLAPFGVGVLCAKEDLLARARPFLYGGDMIAEGQVFPDAVGYNQLPWKYAAGTPNILGAIVSAEALRLLLDLVDEATGRGGTEGPATPWFGSPAPFPRSAIEQTMAVIADHTRRLTCHALDQLQQIPGITIYGPRSAADRAPLVAFNIAGRRPIDIATALNRLGVESRAGCHCATLAHHELGLDPPASCRLSFAVYNTLDDVARAVGALRRIVGATRRTLHRTIV
- the lexA gene encoding transcriptional repressor LexA, yielding MAESNKPGTSRRTGKKIAGTSATPKSSLRSAANPRAASTSSSTPKRGRPRNADVEAQIEAARQRSAQHATVTPLPDGPADATGLTPRQRRVLEVIKDAVEARGYPPSIRELGEEVGLASSSSVAHQLKVLEQKGFLRRDPNRPRAMEVFLPQDFGATIPDQPGEPASVRRIGFGSGPGSTTDETAINDAFPAPVHVPLLGRIAAGGPILAEERYEDVFALPKQIVGDGELFLLEVSGDSMIDAAICDGDWVVVRREQTAENGDIVAALLDTEATVKTFKRADGHVWLMPHNEAYDPIDGDAASILGIVVAVLRRL
- a CDS encoding iron-siderophore ABC transporter substrate-binding protein, producing MTRTVRTLVATLSVLCIALLAACQSSAGSRGAATPSSPAGSADGASGFPVTITHAFGSTTIQKKPERVVTWGFGSTDAALALGVVPVAIPQQTYGGDKQGVLPWIKDKLTAMGAETPTILPNPSGSDTVPYEKIAAARPDVILANYSGITKQQYDTLTKIAPTVAYPDQPWSTPWQDVVKSTGEALGRSAEAQKLIDDIVATIKQKAAEYPQLNGRTVAAVWDVGGTFYVYKKADSRVQFLTDLGLESAPSVDELANGDSSFYYTLSYEKTSQLTSDILVVYADDQKGIDTFLGKPYAKSMPQVRAGHVAPVVGQEFVAAVSPPTVLSLPWGIDGYLKALAKAV
- a CDS encoding aminotransferase class V-fold PLP-dependent enzyme; the protein is MEAVDLALLEEFGLDPDVLHLNHGAFGVAPIAVRREAEAWRDRAERNPNHFNSVELPGHVAQARSDAAAWLGVDAEAVGWVRNVSEGASAVLGSLDLGRGDEIVVCNHGYGAVRMAAEHWAARRGAAVRVASFPLGAEDDEIIAAFVAASGPRSRLVIVDQITSPTATVLPVAAIAAAVGVPVLVDAAHVPGSLQVDIEHLGVAYWVGNLHKWAFTPRGTALLWTREDLRPRTPPSVLSWQLHDGYAEAFDHPGTGDYSGWLAAPAGLDFWTRLGGWEQIDRQSAMLDAAQKQLADVLGTSLDGLPVTPAPTMRMVRLPDRLFGDGDDSATRAERQRLSSEYGIQVPTSRFEGEQVIRIAGAAYNTPEDYERLADALVAILAGNS
- the sthA gene encoding Si-specific NAD(P)(+) transhydrogenase, producing the protein MEHEFDYDLAVIGSGPGGQRAAIMAAKLGKRVCVIDARTMVGGVCVNTGTIPSKTLREAVLYLTGMQLRELYGASYRVKDEITVTDLLGRLQHVIGREVEVIRSQLLRNHVELIPGVARFADEHSLDVTVDGPVQLHAAEHRTVTANKIIVAVGTMPARPSHIRFDGIRVLDSDQILSVDKVPDSLVVVGAGVIGVEYASIFAALGTRVTLVEKRPNMLDFCDPEIVESLKFHLRDQTMSFRFGEEVAQVESGERGTITTLASGKRIAAEAVMYSAGRQGNTARLDLAEAGLEADERGRLVVDEHYRTAVPHIYAVGDVIGFPALAATSMDQGRLAAAHAFDEPAHDLAALQPIGIYTIPEISFCGKTEAELTKESVPFEVGISRYRELARGQIIGDPYGMLKLVVHAETRHILGVHVFGTNATELVHIGQAIMGCGGTIDYLVDTVLNYPTLSEAYKVAALDVTNKLRAVDRLADSMLVTDRTGLVGS
- a CDS encoding alpha-amylase family protein translates to MTAEIDAEVAAHSRWWTRPFGMLQTNLREIDAGLDVEKTLDDIQRHGADTWLISVGGILAFHPSDLAFQTRNPWLAQRPSGDLVGDALRAAHRRGMRLMARMDFSKVAEPIADANPDWCFRTTDGRRQTIHSLVSVCPNGDYYQRRTFDIIDEVLHRYPVDGFFFNWFGFNEIDYNGVRWGVCHCDRCAVGFAAATGGQELPTGPESATYPRWQAFCRDVLDDLTGRIRNHIAAGRPDAALILGKRSDIVFHEANNKVGRELWPHATAEAVSAAKTARPDVPVLVNATMFVDMPYRMAAEDPNHVAQYFVQAIARGANPSTYLMGPTGAIRYDGLQVAGQITRFHRRWSSVYGHLRPAAPIGLVRPDPAAMTPDDHQAAVEEFRGWYTALQEGHVPFDVLPLDRLAEAGKLGVLDRFDGLVLPDLGQLGEVEARTITTLTSRSAALIVSGSTRIDDERVLAEHHGFTATRSSYVTDGSRLLPVYGSLLELEPRPDSERRFSLMPQAPFAPPEKAYGHRVSRVPAMMITRTNGRPTVRIAWTIGRSLREFGTADIRRVMLDAVHDAVGPAITEGSELPEQLELIMARNDTGLVVHLINVGSARRRGFGPPVPIDGARLHLPADVGSRVRCLVTEGGCRTTVEGAGLVIELPRIDLFEVLTITP
- a CDS encoding enolase C-terminal domain-like protein; this translates as MITAVSPTRTATMIRSVTVTEFEWVPDGSRHPLRKFAVDITTHDHQQGSYVALWSAPPLAVPQVISAARLLIGQDPRDRERLWNLAARSLAKHDRIGYGALDIALWDLAGRSVDQPVWALLGRQRDRLPAYVSTVSGRKGSGALGSAAAYADYAEDCVNRGALAYKFHSFPGSDVADEIAILRAVGERLRGRADVMTDPGKGLDTLADALRLGRVCDEVDAFWWEDPLRGDAAPAHRILRERVRTPLLITEFVRPLEHRIGLAHQGATDLLRADPELDMGITGVIKTAHAAEALGIDLEVHAAGPAQRHCMAAIRNTNYYELGLLDPELGNPLMPPVYADGYAEDLSAIGADGCVPVPPGPGLGVAYDRDWIDSHAVATHTIAD